GAGCTGTTCCACCGGCCCCAGGGCCACCACGGTCAGGCGGTCCAGCGGGCAGCGCTCTAGGACGTCTCGCACCGCTTCCGGGGTCACCGCCTCGTAGCGCGCCACCAGTTCGGCGGTGTCGGGCGTGCGGCCCGTAGCCAGGTGCTCCATGCCCAGGGTAAAGAGGCGGCCCTGTGGGGTTTCAGCGCGCAGCAGGGTGCCCACCGCCAGCTTGCGCGCCGCGCGGCGCACCGCCTGCGGGGTGATCAGGGCCTCCGCCTCACGCAGCACCCGGCGGTAAATCGCCAGGGCTTCGGGCGCGCGCTCGGGGTCGCAGCTGAAGCCGCCCTCGAAGGTGCCCGCGTCCTGGTACTCCAGGTGACCCAGGTCGGCGCTGTCGCACAGGCCAGTGTCAATCAGGGCCCAGTACAGGGCGCCGTTCTCGCCGCCGATCAGGTCGGCCAGCACCTGTGCGGCCTCGCGCAGTGAATCGGCGGCGCCCAGGCCGGGGCAGGCACTCGCCACATGCACGCGGCTGAGGTCTGGGTCATGCAGCACCCGGACCCCCTCGGGGTGGGCGGGCACAGCGGGCGTCAGGACCGGGGCTGGCAGCCCGGTGGGCCAGCGCTGCAGGTGCTGCTGGGCCCAGGCCAGCACCGTCGCCGGGTCAAACTGCCCGGTCATCACCAGGGCCACCCGCCCAGCGCCGTAGCGCTCGCGGTGGTGGCGGGCCAGGGCGGCGGCGTTCAGGGCGCCCACCGTCTCGGGCGTGCCCAGAATCGGGGCGCCCAGGGGGTGGGGGCCCCAGTAGTCGGCGCGCAGTTCGTCGGCCAGCCGGGCGGCGGGCTGGTCGGCGTACATGGCAATTTCTTCCAGAATCACGCCGCGCTCGGTCTCCACGTCGGCCCCCCGCAGGGCAGGGCGCATCAGCTCGGTCAGGGTGGACAGCAGGGCGCCCGTCTGCTCGGGCAGCGTGGCGGCGTGGTAGACGGTGGCTTCCTCGCTGGTAAAGGCGTTCACCTGCCCCCCCAGTTCGTCAAGCCGGGCGTTCAGTTCGGCGGCACTAAGGGCCTCGCTGCCCTTGAACAGCAGGTGTTCCAGAAAGTGGCTGGCGCCCCGTTCGGCGCCCTTCTCCTCGCGGCTGCCGGTCTGCACAAAGTAGCCGGCGGCCACCGTCTGGGCTTCGGGGTCGGGGGCCAGCAGCAGACGCAGGCCGCCCGGCAGGGTGTGGGACACGAAAGGCAGGGGTTCAGGCATGGGTGGGTTCCAGGGGAAGGGGGGCAGCCGGGCCCAGGGTCACCACGGCGGCGGCCTGCGCTGGGTGGTAGGCCGCCAGGAAAGCATTCACGCGGTCGAGTGTAAGGGCCTGAATCGCCGCGCGCAGGGCCACCACCGGGCGCACGGCACCGAACAGCGCCACGTCGCGCGTCAGGGCGTGGGCGCGGCCCCGCAGACTCTCGGCGCCGAACACGAGGTTGGCGGCCAGCCCGGCGCGGGCGCGCTCGAATTCGGCCTGTTCCAGGCCCCGGGGCAGGCGGGCCAGTTCATCCTGCACCACCGCCAGGGTCTCGGCGGCGCGGGCGGGGGTGCTGCCCGTATACACGCTCAGAAAGCCCTGGCCGCCCAGAATCACGGGGCCCGCGCTGACCGCGTAGGCCAGCCCGCGTTCCTCGCGCACGGCATGAAACAGGCGGCTGGCGCTGCCGCCGGACAGGGCATTCAGGGCCACCTGCCAGGGCAGCCAGTCGGGGCTCTGGGGGGAGACGCCGGGGGCCAGCAGGCTCAGGTGGGTCTGCTCGGCCGCCTCGTCGGGCACGTGGGCGCGCTCACCGCGCACGAAGGTGGCTGGCACCGTGTCGTCGTGGCCGGGGCGCAGGGGGCCCAGCACCGTCTGGGCCAGGTCCAGCACCGCTTCGGGTGGCAGGTCGGCCACCACGCCCAGCACGGCGCCTGCCTGCCCGTAGCGCGCGAGGTGGGCGCGCAGGGCCCCGGGGGTCAGCGCACTGAGGCCCGCCAGCGTGCCGCTGACCGGGTGGGCGTAGCCGGCAAAGGGCGAGCCGGGCGGGCGCGGAAAGGCGGCCTGCCGGGCGCTTGCCGCCAGCCGGTCGGCGGGGCTGTCGTCCAGGCCTTCCAGGTCCTGCCGGGCCAAATCGGTCAGCACCGGCAGCTCGGCGTCCGGCAGTTCGGGCTGCGTCAGCACGTCGGCGCACAGGGCCAGGGCCGCGCGCAGGTCGGCCTGCAGACCACTCACGCTCAGGCGGGTGGCCTCGGGGCCCACGCCGCCGCCCCGGCGCACGCCCAGGTCGTCAAAAGCGTCTTGCAGCGCGCGCGCTCCCCGGCCCCCGGCGCCCTTGAACAGCCACTCTTCCAGCACGCCGCCCGCGCCCTCCAGACCCACCGGGTCGTGGGCGCTGCCCACGGGCAGGCGCAGATCAAAGGCAAAACCGGGGCTGCGGCGGCGCTCGAAGGCGAGGCGCAGGCCACCCGGGAGGGTCCACAGGTGGGCAGCGGGGGAAGACGCGGGCATCCGGCCATTCTACCGCGCGCCGCGCTCTGGCCGCCTGCCCGGTCGGGGGCCTACCCGGCGGCGGGCAGCAGCCAGCTGGGGCTAGCGTCACGCGGCTGCCCCTCCCCTGGCGCGCCCGGCGTCCTGGGGGCTCAGGGCCTCCACGGCCGGGGGGCGCAGCGCTCCAGCTACCTGCCCGGCCTCAGCGGCCGAGGTGGCGGGCAACAGCCCAGCGACTTCTTCGCCGCCGCACCCTCTTTGCCCGCTGCGGCGCCGCTGGGCCTGACAGGGGCTGCGCCTCTGCACTGGCCACCGTGCCCGGCCCACTGGGCAGGGCCAGCGACGCCAGCAACAGAAGAAGCGTGGGCGTGGAGGCCAGCATGCTGGGGGCCTGCGGCGGGACCGGGGGAGCAGGCCGCCTCAGATGTTGATGTTCTCTTGAGAAGGCCGCAGACCCAGCCATTGGGCCCCTGGGGCCGGGTGTCTCTGCAACTTTTGCCAGTGTCGGCAGGGCGCCGCGTACGCCATGCTGCCCCCATGCGGCGGTGGGGCAGGGCAGTGGTGCTGGCGGCTGTGCTGGCTGGCGTTCTCGTGTGGCTGTGGCCGCTGCTGCAGCGGGCCGGGCAGGTCTCGGCGCTCCTCTCGGCCCCGGCACCGGCCGCGCGCAGCCTGCCCAATCCGCTGCCCGGACAACGCTTTGAAGACACCTGGGGCGCGGCCCGCAGTGGGGGCCGGCGCCACGAAGGGATTGACATCTTCGCGCCGCGCGGCACGCCCATCCAGGCCACCACGCGTGGGCTGGTGATCAACGTGGGTCCCAACGGTCTGGGGGGCCGCACGGTGATGGTGCTGGGCCCGGCCGGGCAGCGCCACTACTACGCCCACCTGGAGCGCTACCCGAACCTGAAACGCGGCGACTGGGTGCAGGCCGGGGACGTGGTGGGCTTCGTGGGCGACAGCGGCAACGCACGCGGGACCCCGCCCCACCTGCACTACGGCATCTATACCCCGGGCGGCGCCATCAACCCCTATCCCCTGCTGCGCCCCGAGCCCTGAAGAGATTTTTTCCTGTCCAGATCGGCGTTTTTCGGGTTAACGCTGCATTAACGTGGGGTTTTTTACAGTGGGGGTACAGAAAACGGGTTGGGGGTGCTGGGGAGAGCGCTTCTGACCTTGTGGACTGAGCCGGATGTGCAGTTGGCAGCGGCGAAGCGGGACCCGACCGGCCGGCCCCACGTGCTTTGCCCACCACCCACCCCATCACCGCTGGCCTGCGGCGCAGGCCCACAACCTTCGGAGGGAAGATCATGAGGAAAATTGCACTGCTGGCCCTGACCGCCGCCCTTGGCACCGCTGCTGCTGCGGGAGGCACCCAGACCACCCCACTGAAGCTGAAGGTGGACAACGTGTGCGTGACCGCCTACAGCGGCTTCGACGGTGAATCGCGCAACATGACCTGGGGCAGCCTGGACCTGGGCAAGATCAACGCCGTGAGCAGCGTGACCGCCTCGGCGCGCGTGCTGGCCGTGGACTGTAACTACAAGACGGCCCTCACGGTGACCCCGCCCACCTCCATCACGCTGACCAGCGACAAGGGCGACACCTTCAAGATCAACAACGCCGCCTGGGACCTGGGTAACCCCCTGTCGGTGCAGTTCCGTGAAGACGGCAGCTTCACCCCCAACTGGGGCTATGGGCCCTACCAGTACTACGCCTGGACCGCTGACTTCAAGCTGGGCGGGCCTGGCAGCGGCTACGGCAGCGCCTGGTCCATCCCTGGCGGCAGCTACACCGGCAGCCTGGACATGACCTTCGAGTACAACGAGTAATCGCCCCACGTTCCGACGCACAACCTGGCCCTTCCGGCGCCAGGTTGTGCGTCTCTCTAAGGAGCCCCCATGCGTATTCGCCCCCTGATTCCCCTGCTGCTGCTGGGCACTGTGGCCAGCGCCGCCGCCGCCCCCGGCACCTCGACTGCTGGCTGCCAGATTGCCCAGCTTGCGGCGGATCTGGGGCCCTACCGCGCTCCCACCGGCGCGCGCGGCACGGTGGTTTTCCGGGTTGATTGCCCGGGCACCGGCCGCTACGCGGTCACCCTGAGTACCCCCAACGGCCCACTCAGTGGCCCGGTGGCGCAGGTGCGTTTGCGGGGCAAGTGGGGCGAAGCGCAGGCGCTGCTGACCATGCCCTTGGACCTCACCGTCACGGGGTCTCGCACCTTTAATCTGAGCGTGCAGGTCATCCCTGGGCAGTGGCAGTTGGCGGGCGGCGACTACGAAGTGCCCCTGACTGTCAGCACCAAGCGGCTGGACGTTCCGCCTGCAGGAGACACCCCATGAAGCGCTTTGCCCTTGCCACGCTGACCCTCCTGGGCGCAGCAGCAGCCCAGAATTTCAGCCTCAGCCCCACCGCCTTTAACCTGGACCCGGCCCGCACCAACACCGCGCAGGTGCGCCTGCAAAACCCCGGCAGCACGCCCCTGAAGTTTCAGGTGGAGGTGCGCAAGTGGACCACCGAGAACGGCCAGCACGTGTACTCGGCCACGCGGGACGTGGTGGTGAACCCGGCCAGCTTTACGCTGGGGCCCGGCGAGTCGCAGGTGATTCGTCTGGGTCTGTTGAAAAAAGCGGGCGCCGACGAACTGACCTACCGGGTGTTCGTGCAGCAGGTGCCCGCCGAGGGCACCGCGACCCAGCAGGTGAGCAGTGGCTCGGCCAACATGAGCTTGGCCCAGCTGGTGCGGCTGTCACTGCCGGTGTATGTCACGCCGGCGAACAGCGCGCCCAAGGTCAGTTTTCGGGCACGCCAGAACGGCGGCGACCTCACGCTGGACGTGGTGAACGCGGGCAACCAGCACCAGACCTTCCGCGCGCTGTCGGTGGTGGTGGGTGGCCAGGAAGTGAAGCTGGGCAGCGCCGCTGTGCTGGGGCGCAGCACCCTGAGCCTGCCGCTGAAAGGTGTGAAGGCCAGCGGTCCACTGGAAGTGCGCTACACCGACACGAACGATAAGGAAGGGCGTGAAACGCTTCCGCTCCCCTGAATGGCGCCGCGCCGCTTGGCTGCTGACAGCGGCGCTGACCACCCCGGCCGGCGCCCAGACGTCTGCCGGGGGCGCTGCTTCGGCCCCCACACCCTCGCCCTGCGCCACGGCCCCCACCTTTGTGGACACCGTGGTCAGCGGCGAGGCGCGCGGCGGCGCCCTGATTCTGGTGCGGCCTGGCGACCTGTGGATCGCGCCCTCTGTGCTGCGCGACTCGGAGACGGGGTACATCGCCGAGCGGGTCACCTGCGACGACGGCCCGTTTGTGCGACTTGACCCGCGCCTGGAAGCCCGCTACAACGCCGCCGAGCTGACCCTGGACATCCGGCCCCGGCTGGACCTGCTGCCCGGCAACACCATTGACCTGGGGGCCCAGGCTGAGGCCGCAGGCGCCGGGGGCCCGGCCCTGCCCCTGGTGACCCTGAGCACCCGCGCGGGGATCAACCGGCTGCCGTCCCCCACCCCCGAGACGGGGCTGGCCTTGCCCGCCACCCTCAGCCACACCGCCACTGTGCGCGCCGGGGTGCAGGTGGACCGCGCGCAGGCCAGCGCCTCGATCAGCGAGGCCGGCACCTTCACCGGCGGCCAGAGCCGCATGCAGTGGCAGGGCGAGGCCCAGGCCACCTATGACCTCAGTGAGCACCTGTCAGCGGGTGTGCAGGTGTATGGCCGCCTGGCCGACGGGCAGGTGCTGCTGGACCCGCAGCGCATCAGCGGCCTGCGCCTGAGCGCCGGGGACACCCGCGCCTACCGCCTCCCCGAGGTCGTGGTGCCGCTGCCCCTGGACGCCGACGTGGACCTGGTGGTCAACGGCGAGGCCGTGCCGCGCCTGCGGGCACGCGCCGGCAACCTGGTGCTGCGCAACATTCCGGTGACTTCGCCGGAAGGCACCCTGGAATTCACCATTCGCGACGGTGCGGGCCAGCGCACCCAGGTGCGGCGCTACACCGCCGCTGAAGTCGTGGTCACCGCCCACGCCCTGGCGGCCCAGGCGGAGGCCGGATGGCTGGGCACGCGGCCGGCGGCGCGCGCCACCGCTGTGTATGGCGTGACCGACCACTGGAGCTTGTCGGGGCAGGCCGCCGTGACCACAGAAGCCTGGAGCGTAAAGGCGGGCGCGCGGTACGTGGACACACAGCTGAATGCAGGCCTGAGCGCCGAATACGACACCAGTCGCCCCGAGGCCGCCGCCCTGAACGCCGACGCCACCTATGTGCAGGGCGTGTGGCGCGTGGCCTCGACGGCGCGGGTGCTGCCCCTGAACCTGAAGGCCAGCGCCGTGGGCGCGCAGGTCACCTGGACCCAGCCGCGCTACAGCCTCACCGGGCGCGTGGAAACGGCGCCGGCCAACGCCCAGTACCTGGCCGGACTCACGGTGAACCGCCGCGTCAGTGACCAGCTGGCCGCCACGGTGGACGGCAGCTTGACCTCGGTGGGGGGCCAACTGGGCTGGAAGGTGGGTATGGCCCTGACCTGGAACCCAACCCCCACAGTGAACGTGGTGACCGCCGCCGAATCGCAGAGCACGGCCCAAGGCGGAGCCCTGAGCGGACTGCGCACCCAGGTGCGCTACCAGCCCGCCCCCAACCACACCCTGAGTGCGGCGGCGCAGCTCAACACCGCCCAGGACCGCTCGGCCCGCCTGACCTACGAATACGACGGCCAGGTGCGCCTGAATGCCAGTGCCGCCACCAGCGGCGAATGGTCTGCAACCGGCGAAGCGGGCTTGGCCTGGGTGGGCGGGCGCGTCTATGTGACGCCCGACGAACCCGGACCCGGCGTGCTGGTGCGCGCCGGCGTTCCCGGGGTTCCCCTGCTGATCAACAACACCCCGGTGATGACCGACGCGCGGGGCGAGGCCCTGGTGCTGCTGGGTGCAGGCCAGCGGTCGGTGAGCGTGGTGCCCAATTTCGACCGCCTGCCCGTGACCATCAGCGTGCGTGAGGAACGCCGCGACCTGACCCTGGCGACCCACGGCGTGACGGTGCTGGACTGGAGCAAGAACTTCGCGCGCTTTGCCTGGGTGCGGCTGCTGCACCCCGACGGCACGCCGCTGAAATACGCCCGCCTGAACCTGAGTGGCGACCCCACCACCGACGACGAGGGCTGGGCCCTGGTCCCCGAGTTCAGCGCGCCCCAGACCGTGCAGGTCACGGAAGAAGCGCCGGACGCCCCGCCCTGTCAGGCCGCGCTGGTCCCCGGCACCGAAACCGTCACCTGCGTGCCCACCCCTCCAGCCGCGCCCTGATCGCCGGCCACTCGGCCGCCACAATGGAATACATCACCGTGTCGCGCTGGGTGCCGTCCTGGCGCGGCATGTGCTGGCGCAGCACGCCCTCGCGCACGGCCCCCAGCCCTTCAATGGCCCGCTGCGAGCGGGTGTTCAGAATGTCCGTCTTGATCTCCACGCGCAGCATGCCCAGATCCTCGAAGGCGTGGGCCAGCAGCAGGCGCTTGAAGGTGCGGTTGGCAGGCGTGCGCATGTGCGCCGGCGCCAGCCAGGTGCTGCCGATTTCCAGGCGCTTTTGCTGGGGGCGCATCTCCATGTAGCGGGTGGCGCCGGCGTACTCGCCGTTTACCAGGGCCACGAAGGGCTGCTGGTCCTCGGCCTGCAGCGCCGCCGCGTAGTACCGCGCCAGGGTGGGCGGCGTGACCATCTGCGCGTATTCGTGGGCGCTGGCCTGCGCCAGGGCCAGCAGCGGCGCGCTGTCGGCCTCCCGTAGCGGGCGCAGGGTGTACGGGCCGTCCGAGAGCGTCAGGTCGTGGTGCATAGGGCGACTGTACGGCGTGGGAACGGAGGAATGGGGCAGGGTGTCGAGGCAGCCAAGGGGAAAGAGGGGGTTCTGGGGAGGCCAGCTGAGACGGGCTAAAAAGGACTTGCTTTCCCCATGTTCCCCTCTCCCCTGGTGGGAGAGGGAGGGAGGAGCGGAGCGACGGAAGGGTGAGGGGGCCACCGGGCGGCCCGGCCTCCATTGAGTGCCGCCTGGGCCCCCAACCCTGCTCTCCTTCATGTACGGCCCAACCCCCCTTGTCTGACCCAGCCCAAAAGACACCACCACTCCGGCTTGACAGCGCTTTCAAAGAGGACTACGCTGCCCTTACCTCTCAAGTCCTCTTTCGCAGACGGCCGCGTCTGCGCGCCTAAGGAGCTGTCTGCCTGTGCTCGAACCAGTCACCCTGGCCCAAGTGGCGCGTGAAGCGGGCGTTTCGCCCAGCACGGTGTCACGCATTCTGAACGGCACCGCCAACGTGGCGCCGGACAAACGGGTGCGGGTGGAAGCGGTGATTGCGCGGCTGAATTTCCGGCCCAATCCGCAGGCGCAGGCGCTGGCGGGCGGGCGCAGCCTGAGCATCGGCGTGGTCACGCCCAGCCTGCACTCCACCTTTTACGGCGAGGCCCTGACCGGCATCGAAGCGGCGCTGAACGACACGCCCTACCACCCCATCGTGATCAGCGGGCAGTGGCGCACCGAGCGCGAGCAGGAAGCCCTGAATGTGCTGCTGGCCCGCCGGGTGGACGCCGTGATTCTGCTGGGCGGCATTCTGGACGACGAGGTGCTGCGTCCCCTGGCCCAACGCGTGCCCATGATCGCCGTGGGGCGCGAGGTGCAGGGGCTGTCCGACAGCTGCATCGTCATGGACAACGCCCTGGGCATGCGCCTGATCGCCGGGCACCTGCTGGACCTGGGGCACCGCGAGTTCGCCTATATCAGCGGCGCCGAGCGCCAGAGTGACGCCGTGGAGCGCAAGAACGCCTTTCTAGGCTGCCTGCAGGACGCCGGGCTGAGCATCCACCCCGACCTGATTCAGGTGGGGCAGTACCTCGAAGACGGCGGGCAACAGGCCGCGCAGCGCCTGCTGGACACCGGGCGGCCCTTCACGGCCCTGGTGTGCGCCAACGACCAGATGGCCCTGGGCGCGCGCCTGACCCTGTACC
This sequence is a window from Deinococcus multiflagellatus. Protein-coding genes within it:
- a CDS encoding M16 family metallopeptidase, whose translation is MPEPLPFVSHTLPGGLRLLLAPDPEAQTVAAGYFVQTGSREEKGAERGASHFLEHLLFKGSEALSAAELNARLDELGGQVNAFTSEEATVYHAATLPEQTGALLSTLTELMRPALRGADVETERGVILEEIAMYADQPAARLADELRADYWGPHPLGAPILGTPETVGALNAAALARHHRERYGAGRVALVMTGQFDPATVLAWAQQHLQRWPTGLPAPVLTPAVPAHPEGVRVLHDPDLSRVHVASACPGLGAADSLREAAQVLADLIGGENGALYWALIDTGLCDSADLGHLEYQDAGTFEGGFSCDPERAPEALAIYRRVLREAEALITPQAVRRAARKLAVGTLLRAETPQGRLFTLGMEHLATGRTPDTAELVARYEAVTPEAVRDVLERCPLDRLTVVALGPVEQL
- a CDS encoding GNAT family N-acetyltransferase, with the protein product MHHDLTLSDGPYTLRPLREADSAPLLALAQASAHEYAQMVTPPTLARYYAAALQAEDQQPFVALVNGEYAGATRYMEMRPQQKRLEIGSTWLAPAHMRTPANRTFKRLLLAHAFEDLGMLRVEIKTDILNTRSQRAIEGLGAVREGVLRQHMPRQDGTQRDTVMYSIVAAEWPAIRARLEGWARR
- a CDS encoding M23 family metallopeptidase, producing the protein MRRWGRAVVLAAVLAGVLVWLWPLLQRAGQVSALLSAPAPAARSLPNPLPGQRFEDTWGAARSGGRRHEGIDIFAPRGTPIQATTRGLVINVGPNGLGGRTVMVLGPAGQRHYYAHLERYPNLKRGDWVQAGDVVGFVGDSGNARGTPPHLHYGIYTPGGAINPYPLLRPEP
- a CDS encoding M16 family metallopeptidase; its protein translation is MPASSPAAHLWTLPGGLRLAFERRRSPGFAFDLRLPVGSAHDPVGLEGAGGVLEEWLFKGAGGRGARALQDAFDDLGVRRGGGVGPEATRLSVSGLQADLRAALALCADVLTQPELPDAELPVLTDLARQDLEGLDDSPADRLAASARQAAFPRPPGSPFAGYAHPVSGTLAGLSALTPGALRAHLARYGQAGAVLGVVADLPPEAVLDLAQTVLGPLRPGHDDTVPATFVRGERAHVPDEAAEQTHLSLLAPGVSPQSPDWLPWQVALNALSGGSASRLFHAVREERGLAYAVSAGPVILGGQGFLSVYTGSTPARAAETLAVVQDELARLPRGLEQAEFERARAGLAANLVFGAESLRGRAHALTRDVALFGAVRPVVALRAAIQALTLDRVNAFLAAYHPAQAAAVVTLGPAAPLPLEPTHA
- a CDS encoding fimbrial biogenesis chaperone, with protein sequence MKRFALATLTLLGAAAAQNFSLSPTAFNLDPARTNTAQVRLQNPGSTPLKFQVEVRKWTTENGQHVYSATRDVVVNPASFTLGPGESQVIRLGLLKKAGADELTYRVFVQQVPAEGTATQQVSSGSANMSLAQLVRLSLPVYVTPANSAPKVSFRARQNGGDLTLDVVNAGNQHQTFRALSVVVGGQEVKLGSAAVLGRSTLSLPLKGVKASGPLEVRYTDTNDKEGRETLPLP
- a CDS encoding LacI family DNA-binding transcriptional regulator, with protein sequence MLEPVTLAQVAREAGVSPSTVSRILNGTANVAPDKRVRVEAVIARLNFRPNPQAQALAGGRSLSIGVVTPSLHSTFYGEALTGIEAALNDTPYHPIVISGQWRTEREQEALNVLLARRVDAVILLGGILDDEVLRPLAQRVPMIAVGREVQGLSDSCIVMDNALGMRLIAGHLLDLGHREFAYISGAERQSDAVERKNAFLGCLQDAGLSIHPDLIQVGQYLEDGGQQAAQRLLDTGRPFTALVCANDQMALGARLTLYRAGLRVPDDVSLTGFDDVVTSRLMTPPLTTVRQAIYDIGVSAAQEALKLLDGQPAQRHVFTPELVIRESTAPPRSRP